One window from the genome of Calliopsis andreniformis isolate RMS-2024a chromosome 12, iyCalAndr_principal, whole genome shotgun sequence encodes:
- the LOC143186048 gene encoding methyltransferase-like protein 25B, with amino-acid sequence MAAPTDTRCTCKVCTRIRLQIEQIFRVLDIYGWLLNSYVVDVFENKLWEKLPESWKLALHDTSPQEFGEWLSGDISCTRVWPLSLITLRQVTNILQINRNHDDPDSILSCESKKAGANNNNNEKFEEGRKDVFQDLQSEDNRINNLFSKHIKKKKRYEIQEIAEVCSDCAYKSNCKCIVDIGSGMGHLARILAFQYGLCVTCIEQDCTLLQQARKWDQELLKSIKKLLPNFCGECPQHFTAKLESSNLVESELIDHLQHLFRNGFDLSDSDIKFGLVGLHPCGDLAPLLLRLYSSTDEAKFICIVGCCYMKLTLKSEISGLMGYPLSKYLLLHKNHTLTYTALEVACHAIEKYCDKLKTGNYDDLIVHTYRAALETILIKKSEKLRHSQLRNIKVSKGMTFQQYCATATSHFDAHLQPQHSDINNEEITGYLNRWQQIILFGSLRMMLAPLVETIVLFDRFLFLSEKSLSPTLKPVFDSRLSPRNLVLISRKNN; translated from the exons ATGGCCGCACCTACTGACACTCGGTGCACATGTAAAGTCTGCACAAGAATCCGTCTACAGATCGAACAAATATTTCGCGTTCTAGATATATACGGTTGGCTATTAAACTCCTATGTCGTG GACGTTTTCGAAAACAAATTGTGGGAAAAATTACCGGAAAGCTGGAAGCTAGCATTGCATGACACATCTCCTCAAGAGTTTGGTGAATGGTTGTCAGGTGACATCTCGTG TACACGTGTCTGGCCGCTGTCGTTAATTACACTTCGTCAAGTGACTAATATTCTGCAGATCAATAGAAATCATGACGATCCTGACAGCATTTTGTCTTGCGAATCAAAGAAAGCAGgagcaaataataataataatgagaaGTTTGAGGAGGGTAGAAAAGATGTGTTCCAGGATTTACAGTCTGAGGATAATAGAATTAATAATTTGTTCTCTAAacacataaaaaagaaaaagagataTGAGATACAAGAAATAGCTGAA GTGTGTTCAGACTGTGCCTATAAATCCAATTGCAAGTGTATCGTCGATATTGGTTCTGGTATGGGTCACTTAGCTCGTATCTTAGCCTTTCAATATGGATTATGTGTTACCTGTATTGAACAGGACTGTACACTGTTGCAACAAGCTAG GAAATGGGATCAAGAGTTGCTGAAGTCTATAAAGAAATTGTTACCCAATTTTTGTGGAGAATGTCCACAGCATTTTACAGCAAAATTAGAGTCATCAAATTTAGTTGAATCAGAATTGATTGACCATTTGCAACATTTATTTCGGAATGGTTTTGATTTGAGCGATAGTGATATTAAATTTGGTCTTGTGGGACTTCATCCTTGCGGAGACTTAGCTCCATTATTATTGAGGCTTTATTCTTCTACAGATGAAGCTAAATTTATTTGTATCGTAGGATGTTGTTACATGAAGTTAACTTTGaa GTCAGAAATAAGTGGATTAATGGGTTATCCACTTAGCAAGTACCTGTTACTACATAAGAATCATACATTAACTTATACAGCTTTAGAAGTGGCTTGTCATGCTATTGAAAAATATTGTGATAAGTTGAAAACTGGAAACTATGATGATTTAATA GTCCACACATACAGAGCAGCTCTAgaaacaattttaattaaaaaaagtgaAAAACTGCGGCACAGTCAGTTGAGAAATATTAAAGTATCAAAAGGAATGACATTTCAACA gtactGTGCCACAGCCACGTCACACTTCGACGCTCATTTACAACCACAACATTCCGATATTAACAATGAAGAAATTACTGGCTATTTGAATCGATGGCAACAAATCATACTATTCGGATCATTAAGAATGATGTTGGCACCATTGGTCGAAACGATCGTACTGTTCGATAGATTTCTATTCTTATCCGAAAAAAGTCTATCGCCAACACTGAAACCAGTATTCGACAGCAGACTATCTCCCCGAAATTTAGTGCTCATCtctagaaaaaataattaa
- the LOC143185764 gene encoding uncharacterized protein LOC143185764, with product MRFLKLIVILAATFGVATFAKDESSKSRDKRQQVAFYPRRGARPPPYAVQMEPIVQYSQRDPLYNPLASSKSDDLYEEGPLNYYPTEPEPIIEIIIKESNESLPTPVPPSPPPTPRPTKEPIQVFYVKYEKKKGYGDKPRVVYDPPVPALTPVEEHEEIKPDNAAPYPEEPVHTATPAPSEPSTTLRAIIRPDSEVYHSGSSGIRVTFGTEQVPPNNHNKRSDLETPPTQHAKPTSIAPGSPKRQHGPYQPIQPVLQRVPAAFPQQRIASPFPQQQALQQLPQQPPVNFLQQQSPFPSPPQARNPLPRPQRLPITIQGLPEVQQRAPFNSFGPPHRVNINHPQQPGFPPTLSVSHQSVQIQNAGLSVNQGSPFNGEQQAQQSLPLYKQQELEKQRYHEQRRQQELLKHREHQRQHEQQRLQEHQRFLEQQRQVEQQRHIEQQRLLEQQRHHEQQRQQDHQRLQEQQRIQEQQRLQEQQRLQEQQRVQEQQRLQEQRRRKQEQEQKLLQEQQYRSQLKYSQPQSVQSIPQLSVQPQLQKPGGEIFKAVPKLEQHYAIRENPLHPGPFPPSPVLTPTGFQEQPQTQYATIQPPNPSPESLPILRTPSSQFINDQHLNTKQQIYQNQQQGFFSQNHQTPQQQPPQPQQQRFPPSSQRSSIWGRPSFSAINTNPSQKIYATPVTNTEDFNAISTVRPYISSTTPSTTTTTTTTTTEAPTTTTTLSPKKEAKIRENIANLPEEVPDDIREQLLSSGILGNADIQILDYDKVGDIPIEKLPPEALVNFYGAGGASAVAASEPVPSIVKKPKTADIATASSSVALTKKTAAGSSTKFEQATLRPGGVEMKVVRFDPNTEQGQALADQHIRDDATRLDPVTVGPRDEAQYNRYLPLKVSGASFPIPDVPQLSGRKISNVVVLAPVDYNFQEEKEIESRQGRRVSDVQAVKFLAGDTLKQLVKKPSAENYKKWLEQESRTEPQKQSVVLLVTMPKDTNGGEKEIFMYDVVSQTVSKLSGDLSTAFVDAAESNSDSTDSFDDSSFPSH from the exons ATGCGATTCCTAAAACTG ATCGTCATACTAGCAGCGACCTTCGGGGTCGCGACCTTTGCCAAAGATGAGTCCTCGAAAAGCCGCGATAAGAGACAACAGGTGGCATTCTACCCAAGGAGAGGAGCCAGACCGCCACCTTACGCGGTTCAGATGGAACCGATCGTTCAATATTCCCAGAGAGacccactctacaatcctctggCGAGCTCCAAGAGCGACGATCTCTACGAGGAGGGTCCTCTGAATTACTACCCTACTGAACCAGAGcctatcatcgaaataatcatcAAGGAATCCAACGAATCTCTACCAACCCCAGTACCTCCGTCTCCGCCCCCAACACCGAGGCCCACGAAAGAGCCCATACAAGTGTTCTACGTGAAGTATGAGAAGAAGAAGGGTTACGGGGACAAGCCCCGTGTCGTTTACGACCCGCCTGTGCCCGCGCTGACACCTGTCGAGGAGCACGAGGAGATCAAGCCGGATAACGCGGCGCCTTACCCGGAAGAACCTGTCCATACAGCGACGCCAGCACCGTCAGAGCCTTCCACGACTCTCAGGGCGATCATACGACCCGACAGCGAAGTGTACCACTCGGGATCTAGCGGTATCCGCGTCACCTTTGGCACGGAACAAGTGCCACCGAACAATCACAACAAACGCAGCGACCTGGAGACACCGCCTACCCAGCACGCCAAGCCCACCTCCATTGCcccaggttccccgaaacgGCAACACGGCCCCTACCAGCCGATTCAACCGGTGCTTCAAAGAGTGCCGGCGGCGTTTCCGCAACAGAGGATCGCGAGCCCGTTTCCCCAGCAGCAGGCATTGCAGCAACTGCCGCAACAACCGCCTGTAAATTTCTTGCAACAACAATCGCCGTTTCCATCGCCGCCACAGGCGAGAAACCCGTTGCCGAGGCCCCAACGGCTGCCAATAACGATCCAAGGCTTGCCGGAAGTGCAGCAACGCGCGCCGTTCAACAGCTTCGGCCCTCCTCACCGCGTGAACATCAATCACCCGCAACAACCAGGATTTCCTCCTACGCTCTCGGTTTCTCATCAGAGCGTGCAGATACAGAACGCAGGGCTATCGGTGAATCAGGGAAGTCCCTTTAATGGAGAGCAGCAGGCTCAGCAGTCTTTGCCGCTGTATAAGCAACAGGAGCTGGAGAAACAGAGATATCACGAGCAACGTAGGCAGCAGGAATTGTTGAAGCATCGTGAACACCAGAGGCAACATGAGCAGCAGAGGCTTCAGGAACATCAGAGGTTCTTGGAGCAACAGAGGCAAGTGGAACAGCAGAGGCATATAGAGCAACAGAGGTTGCTGGAACAGCAGAGGCACCATGAGCAGCAGAGGCAACAAGATCATCAGAGGTTGCAAGAGCAACAGAGAATACAGGAGCAACAGAGGTTGCAGGAACAGCAGAGGCTACAGGAGCAACAACGAGTGCAAGAGCAACAGAGATTACAAGAGCAACGAAGGAGGAAGCAGGAACAGGAACAGAAACTGTTGCAAGAACAGCAGTATCGATCTCAGTTGAAGTATAGTCAGCCGCAATCGGTGCAAAGTATACCGCAGCTATCGGTTCAGCCTCAACTTCAGAAACCTGGAGGAGAGATCTTTAAAGCTGTTCCGAAATTGGAGCAACACTATGCCATTCGAGAAAACCCTCTTCACCCAGGCCCTTTCCCACCTAGCCCCGTCCTTACACCAACAGGATTTCAAGAGCAGCCTCAAACCCAGTACGCTACTATCCAACCACCCAATCCATCGCCAGAAAGTCTACCGATTCTAAGGACTCCTTCCAGCCAATTCATAAACGATCAACACCTGAACACGAAGCAACAGATCTACCAAAACCAACAACAAGGATTCTTCTCCCAGAACCATCAGACTCCTCAACAACAACCCcctcagccacagcagcagcgGTTCCCACCGTCATCTCAGAGATCATCCATCTGGGGACGTCCATCTTTCTCCGCAATTAACACAAATCCTTCCCAGAAGATTTACGCGACTCCAGTTACCAACACGGAAGACTTCAACGCAATATCCACTGTCAGGCCATATATTTCAAGCACAACTCCTTCAACTACCACGACAACAACTACGACGACCACGGAGGCGCCAACGACAACGACAACTCTTTCCCCGAAGAAAGAGGCGAAGATCAGAGAGAACATTGCAAACCTGCCTGAAGAGGTTCCCGACGATATCAGGGAGCAGCTGCTGAGTTCTGGTATTTTGGGAAACGCTGATATACAGATACTGGATTACGACAAGGTCGGCGACATACCAATCGAGAAATTACCGCCCGAAGCGTTGGTGAATTTCTATGGCGCCGGAGGCGCTTCCGCTGTAGCCGCGAGCGAACCAGTACCGTCCATCGTGAAGAAGCCGAAAACGGCAGACATCGCGACCGCGTCTTCTTCAGTCGCTCTGACGAAGAAGACGGCTGCTGGTAGCTCGACTAAGTTCGAGCAGGCCACCTTGCGCCCGGGAGGCGTGGAGATGAAAGTAGTACGCTTCGATCCGAATACGGAGCAAGGCCAGGCGCTGGCGGATCAGCACATACGCGACGACGCTACTAGGCTGGATCCCGTGACCGTGGGACCGAGGGACGAGGCTCAATACAATCGTTATCTACCGCTCAAAGTGAGCGGTGCTTCCTTCCCTATACCGGACGTGCCTCAGCTGAGCGGTCGGAAGATCTCTAACGTGGTCGTTCTGGCACCTGTCGACTATAACTTTCAAGAAGAGAAGGAGATCGAGTCGAGACAAGGCAGACGGGTCAGCGATGTCCAGGCTGTCAAGTTTCTCGCTGGCGACACTCTGAAGCAACTGGTGAAAAAGCCGAGCGCGGAGAACTACAAGAAGTGGCTGGAACAGGAGAGCCGCACCGAGCCGCAAAAACAGTCTGTGGTGCTACTGGTAACCAT GCCGAAAGACACGAATGGAGGCGAGAAGGAGATCTTCATGTATGATGTAGTTTCGCAGACCGTGAGCAAACTCTCGGGTGACTTATCTACGGCCTTCGTAGACGCTGCAGAAAGTAATTCCGATAGTACTGATTCCTTCGATGACTCCAGTTTCCCATCGCACTAA
- the LOC143185570 gene encoding uncharacterized protein LOC143185570 translates to MSSSNSESSDDSRHEKLRKKRKHRREESPNQDKRSRKELASKSRVYRDGREGRDVHKFSREVRRDNNDMHRDRLHRERDREYRDSRHDHPRRDDERQNGKRRYERSPMRREDTRSRYRDYEDKGKKHRDATQDYRKHDVANKDRRTNFEEMKMKNEPSPEWGKPTVKTESKPKPQEKEKPNFELSGKLTEDTNTVNGVVIKYAEPSDARKPKRRWRLYPFKGEKALPTLYVHRQSAYLMGRDRKIADIPLDHPSCSKQHAVLQYRLVSFQREGGGEGRRIRPYLIDLESANGTFVNNVKLEPRRFHELLERDVVRFGFSSREYVLLHEHSKDDSLDDDVPLTTTTTATTTTTTA, encoded by the coding sequence ATGTCCAGCAGCAACTCGGAAAGCAGTGACGACAGCCGTCACGAAAAGTTACGGAAAAAGCGCAAGCACAGGCGCGAAGAGAGTCCTAACCAAGACAAACGATCGAGAAAGGAATTGGCCAGCAAGAGTAGAGTTTATAGAGATGGCAGAGAAGGTAGGGACGTTCACAAATTTAGCAGAGAAGTAAGAAGAGACAATAATGATATGCATCGTGATAGATTACACCGTGAACGGGATAGAGAATATAGGGATAGTCGACATGATCATCCAAGGAGAGATGATGAGAGACAAAATGGTAAAAGAAGGTATGAGAGATCTCCTATGAGAAGAGAAGACACTCGCTCAAGATACAGAGATTACGAAGATAAAGGTAAAAAGCACAGAGATGCAACTCAAGACTATAGGAAACACGATGTTGCAAATAAAGACAGAAGGACTAATTTTGAGGAGATGAAGATGAAGAATGAACCCTCACCAGAATGGGGTAAACCAACTGTAAAGACAGAGTCTAAACCAAAACCGCAAGAAAAAGAGAAGCCAAACTTTGAGTTATCTGGTAAACTGACAGAAGACACGAACACTGTAAATGGAGTAGTTATCAAATATGCTGAACCATCGGATGCTAGAAAACCTAAACGCAGATGGAGATTATATCCCTTCAAGGGAGAGAAAGCACTACCTACATTGTATGTTCATAGACAGTCAGCGTATTTGATGGGCAGAGACCGCAAAATAGCAGATATTCCTTTGGATCATCCTTCGTGTTCCAAGCAACATGCTGTTTTACAATACCGTTTGGTATCTTTTCAAAGAGAAGGTGGCGGTGAAGGTAGAAGAATTCGCCCATATCTTATAGATCTAGAGTCTGCGAATGGTACATTTGTAAATAATGTAAAATTAGAACCAAGAAGATTTCATGAATTATTAGAAAGGGATGTCGTACGGTTTGGATTTAGCTCTAGAGAATACGTTTTGTTACATGAACATAGCAAGGATGATTCTTTAGATGATGACGTTCCCCTCACTACTACTACAACTGCTACTACCACCACCACTACTGCATAG